The genomic stretch AGATACTATCAAAAATAAAAAACTTATAGAAAAATCAAATTATATTTCAAATATATCTGTAAAAGAGGGTGACTATGTAACTCCTGGAACATTATTATATGAATCAAAAGATTTATCTATGGGAAAATTAGAAATATTTGTACCTATTAATGATGTAGAGAATTTAAAAAATATGAGTGTTTATTTAGATGGTAAAAAATCAGATGTAAAAATAAACAAAATTTATACAGTTGCTGATACTCAACATATTTCTTCTTATAAAGTTGAACTATTAGTTCCAAATGTAAAAACATTTTCAAGGTTAGTAAAAATTGAATTCAAATAAAAAAGTAGCATGTCCTATGGATTGTTATGATGCATGTCAGGCAGAAGTTATAGATGGTAATATCAAAGGCTCAAAAGAAGTTGGTATAACAAATGGAAAATTATGCGTTAATTTTGCACAGTTATTAAAAAAAGAAAATCATAAAAGTCCAAAATTTGGAAATGAAAATATTTCATTAGAAGAATCTTTAGAAATTTTAACTAATAAACTTCAAGATACAAAAGCTGAAAATACACTGTTTTATACAGGTAGTGGTAATTTAGGTGTAATACAAAATGCTAGTAAAAACTTTTTTACACAATATGGTTCTACTTTAACAAAAGGAAGTTTATGTGATGGTGGAGGTGGTGTTGGAATTGAGCAAGGAAGAGGAAGTGTAGTTAATCCTCCCATTGAAAACCTTATTAACTCTGATATTATCATTGTTTGGGGTAGAAATTTTTCTGTTACTTCTTCACATATATATAATCTTGTAAAAGATAAAACATTTGTAACTATTGATCCTATTAAAACAGATATTGCAAAGAAATCTGAAATTCATATGCAAATTAATCCTAAAACAGATTATGAATTAGCATTACTTTTAAGTAGATTTGCTCATATGCAAGATATGGAAGATGAAGAGTTCTTAGAAGAGTATTCAGAAGGATCAGACTGGTTTTTTGATATTACTAGAAATAGACCTGTTGTTTCATATGAATCAGCTACAGGAGTATCTCTGTCTTTAATAAATGACTTCTTTGAACTAATAGAAAATAAAAAGATTTCAATAGTTGTAGGTCTTGGAGTACAAAAGTATCTAGAAGGTGCTCAAATTATGAGATGTATTGATTCTTTTGCAGCTTATTTAGGTATTCATAAAAAAGAAAGTGGAGGAGTTTGGTATTTAAGTGATTCTTCTTATGGTTATGAAAATCAATTTAAAATCAAAGGGAAAAATAAAAAAGTTCCAATTCCAGAAGTTGACTTTGGTTCTTATGATTTAGTTTTTATTCAAGGAGGAAATCCCGTTGTTTCAGCTCCTAATACAAAAGCAGTTATTGAAGGTTTAAAAAATACTTTTGTAGTATGTTTTACAACAACTTATAATGATACTTGCGAATATGCAGATTTAATTATTCCTTCTTCTTCTTTTTTATCTAAAGCTGATGTAAGATTATCTTATGGGCATGAATATAAAGCTATTTCCCAAGTTGTTGAAGAGCCAAAAGAAAATACAATTAGTGAATATAAATTAGCAACATATTTAATAGAAAAATTTGGATTTGAAGCTTTAAAAAGTGAAGAAGAAATAATAGAATATTATACAAATGCTAAGGTAGAAAATGAAGTGTTTGAAACTTTTGAGTTTATTGAAGAAGTAGAAATTGAACATTTATATAAAAATAAAACGTCATCAAATTTTTATTTAATTACAGGGAAAAGTAAAAACTCTCTAAACTCTCAATTTACTATAGATAATAATGTGTATTTAAATTCATTAAGTGGTTTTAAAAATGATGATATTGTTAAAATTTCTTCACCTTTTGGAGAAGCTAATTTTGTAGTTAAATTAAATGATGATGTAAAAAATGAATGTGCTTTTTTCTATACAGGAAATAAAAAAACAAACTATTTAACACCTAATAAGGCTGATGAAGAATCATTTTCAGCTATGTTTCAAGAGGTATTAATAGAAATTGAATTATCTAACACTCTTTAGACAACATAAGGTAATAAGGGATTTATCTTTAGTTCAATTTATTGCATATTTTGGGGCTTGGTTTTCAAATGTAGCAATATATACAATGCTTGTTAACTTTGGCTCTTCAGGACTAACTATTGCTCTAGTAACAGCTATGCATTTTTTACCTGCTGTATTAATAGCACCTTTTTCAGGTGCCATTATAGATAGGTTCAAAATTAAACCTTTGATGCTTACTTTATTACTTGTAGAATTTGTAATGACTTTACTTTTTCTAACAATTGAAAATCAAAGTCAAGTATGGCTTTTGATGGTATTTATATTTATTAGAATGTCTGCTGCTTCTATTTTCTTTTCAACTGAAATGTCATTATTAGCAAAATTATTAAAAGGTGAAGCTTTACAAAAAGCAAATGAAATACATTCAATTATTTGGTCATTCTGTTACGCAGCAGGTATGGCAGTATCTGCATTAATAGTAAATTATATAGGTATTAAAGCTGCATTTATTGTTGATTCATTATTTTTTATTACTGCATTTTTAGTATTTGTACGAATAGATTTTGTTGTAAAAGCAAGTGAAGTTCAAGATAAAATATTCAAGTTGATTAAAGATGGTTTTATATATATAAAAGAGAATAAAGTCATTATGCATTTAATAGTTTTACACGCAAGTGTTGGAATAACTTCTTTTGATACACTAATCACATTACTTGCTAAAAATGAGTATAAATATGTGATTTCAGTTCCTTTAGCAATTGGAATATCAAATGCAACAAGAGCAGTTGCATTAATGATTGGACCTTTTTTGATTTCTAAATATATTAATAGAAATAATTTACACTATTTATTAGTTTTTCAAGGAATTACAATAATTCTTTGGGGATTAACTCAATTTAACTTTTATATTTCTCTTATATCAATGTTTTTAGTAGGTCTTTTTACAACAGTACTTTGGTCATATACATATGCATTATTACAAGATAAATGTGATGAAAAATATTTAGGTAGAGTGATTTCATATAATGATATGTTTTTTATGATTTCTTGTATTGTAACAACACTATTTATTGGATTAATGGCAAGTTTAACTTCGCTTGATATAATAACCGTATTATTAGGTTTAGCATTCATTGTTTTTGCTTATTACTATACTAGGATTTTAAAATGGATATAAATGAAAAAATATTGCTTCTAGCAATATTAAAGAAAAAAGAAAATGAAACATTGATGGATATTGTAACTACATTGGAAAATACACAACTTTTTTCTTTAAAAGAGGGTAAAAAACTTTTAAAGAAATTAAAAAGTGAAGAGTTTATTATAGATGGTATTTTATCATTAAAGGGTAATTTAATTGCCAAAGAAGTAGAACAAGAATTCAAGATTTAATTTAACTAAATTATCAAAACTAATTCTTCTTATACTAGATATATTTAGCTATACTTTTATATATTTAAAAGAAAAAATAAGGGACTAGAATGATTTTAGACTATAAAGATATTAACGACTTAAACAGATACAAAATAATGTCTGATACAGTAATACCAAGACCAATTGCATGGATTGTTACAGAAGATGAGGGTGTTTTAAATGCAGCTCCTTTTTCTTACTTTGTACCAATTTCTACTAATCCTGCTTTAGTAATTGTAGCAATTGGACAAAAAGAAGATGGAAGCCCAAAAGATTCATTAGCAAACATTTTAAAAAATAAAAAAGCTACTATTTGTTTTGCAAATAAAGATAATGCTTCAGAAGTTCAAAAATGTGCAATTCCTTTAGGAAAAGACGAAAGTGAAGTTGAAAAATTTGATATTGATGTAACAGAAGTTTTAGAAGATTATCCTGCAAGAATTACATCATCTCAAAGTGCGCTTTTATGTGATTATTATAGCACTGTAGATATTCCAGGTGTTACGACTCCTGTAATTTTAGAAGTAAAACATCAATACTTAGAAGATGGTAGATTAACTGAAAGATTTCATGTGAATGTTGATAATGTTGGAAGATGTGGTGCTACATTTAAAGCTTTAGTAGACTTAGATTAAAAAGGTTATAGCCTTTTTAATCTATATACTTTTAGTATAATTCTTCTTCATCCTTTCTCTCTTAATAATAAAAAATAATAAAAATAATCTTTGTATTACAATATGGTTACAATAAAATAACTATTAATAAAGTGTTAAAATAAATCATAATATATTGTTGTAAATATATATAAAGGTTTACATGAATAAGTTAGAACTTAAGAATAAAATAATTCTAATATTAATACTTCCTATTGTCAGTATTTTAGTATTAGCATCATTTTTTTCTTATACAAAATATTTAGAAAAAAGTAAAACTCATATGACTTATGATTATTTGAATTTTACTATTAGTTTACGTAAGATACTTACAGATTTACAAAAAGAAAGAGAATACTCTTTATTATATTTATCTTCATATGGTAAATCATTTGAAAATAGTATTCAAAATAGTTCAAATGATACTAATATTTCTTTTAAAAAACTCGAAGATTTTTTAGAAAAATTTAATATAAATAATTATGATAAAACATTGAGTAAAAATATTAATGATCTTAAAACCAATCTTTCTAAATTAAAAGCTATGAGAATAAGTATTAAGAAATTAACAATAAATAAAATTGTTGTTGATAAATTTTATAGTTCTAGGATAAAAGAAATTTTGGTTCTTTTATCTAAACTTGTAGAATATTCAAATAGTGGAAAAATATCTAAATATTCTGAATCTTACATCGCTATAATTAATACGATTGAAAATTCATTTATTGAAAGAAAAGTAATTAATAATATATTTGAAGCACGTAGAGTTTCAAATGAAAATTACTATTTATTTACAAAATTAATATCAATTGAAAATACTTATTTAAATATATTTGAGAATTATGTTATGGATAGTCAAAAAGCTATTTTTTCAAATAATAAGAATTCTAAAGAATTTATAATAATTGAAAATTTGCGTAATTCAATATTTCAGAAAAGTAAAAAAACTGCCATACTATCTGATTTGATGAACCTTATTGGTTATGGAGGATTAATACACAATTTTAAAAATTATATTCTTACAGGGGATATTAAATATTTTAAAAAGTTTGAGCAACAACATTTAGGGGTAATTAGTAGACTTAGAAAATATAATAGATTAAAGCCAATATCACAAGAAGAAAAAAAATTAATTAAAAAAATAAAAAGAGTTTTTGATGATTATTTATATGAAATTAATGAAATTAAAGATGGAATTAATGTTGGTAAAACAATAAAAGAACTTGATGAATTAGTAAAAATTGATGATTCAAAAGCACTTGAATCAATTAGTATTTTGTCAAGAAAAATATATGGTTTTGATAAAGTACAATGGGATAAAAATAGTCAATTAAGAATAGATTTATTAATGAATATTACAACAAATATTGAAAAAGAGTTAATATTAGATTTGAATTCTAATATTTCTAAAAACAATACGCAATTTGTATTTACTTTAGTATTTATTGTTTTACTTTTAATTATTCTACTTTTTAGTACTTTTATGATGATAAAAAGTATTAATAAATCAATTAATGATTTTAAATATAACTTATCAGAATTTTTTGCATATTCTCTAAGAGAAAAAGATACTATTTCCCTTAGGGAAGTAAAAGGTACAGATGAATTTGCTCAAATGATGGATAATATGAATAAGCGTATTTCAGAAATCAAAGTTATAATTGAAAAAGATAAAAAGGTAGTCTTAGAAATTTCAGATGTAATGGAAAAAGTATCAAATGGATTTTTTACTTATAGTATTCATAATGATTGTGGAACAAAAGAAATTGATTCTTTAAAACATATAAT from Poseidonibacter antarcticus encodes the following:
- a CDS encoding molybdopterin-dependent oxidoreductase, translating into MNSNKKVACPMDCYDACQAEVIDGNIKGSKEVGITNGKLCVNFAQLLKKENHKSPKFGNENISLEESLEILTNKLQDTKAENTLFYTGSGNLGVIQNASKNFFTQYGSTLTKGSLCDGGGGVGIEQGRGSVVNPPIENLINSDIIIVWGRNFSVTSSHIYNLVKDKTFVTIDPIKTDIAKKSEIHMQINPKTDYELALLLSRFAHMQDMEDEEFLEEYSEGSDWFFDITRNRPVVSYESATGVSLSLINDFFELIENKKISIVVGLGVQKYLEGAQIMRCIDSFAAYLGIHKKESGGVWYLSDSSYGYENQFKIKGKNKKVPIPEVDFGSYDLVFIQGGNPVVSAPNTKAVIEGLKNTFVVCFTTTYNDTCEYADLIIPSSSFLSKADVRLSYGHEYKAISQVVEEPKENTISEYKLATYLIEKFGFEALKSEEEIIEYYTNAKVENEVFETFEFIEEVEIEHLYKNKTSSNFYLITGKSKNSLNSQFTIDNNVYLNSLSGFKNDDIVKISSPFGEANFVVKLNDDVKNECAFFYTGNKKTNYLTPNKADEESFSAMFQEVLIEIELSNTL
- a CDS encoding MFS transporter, with translation MNYLTLFRQHKVIRDLSLVQFIAYFGAWFSNVAIYTMLVNFGSSGLTIALVTAMHFLPAVLIAPFSGAIIDRFKIKPLMLTLLLVEFVMTLLFLTIENQSQVWLLMVFIFIRMSAASIFFSTEMSLLAKLLKGEALQKANEIHSIIWSFCYAAGMAVSALIVNYIGIKAAFIVDSLFFITAFLVFVRIDFVVKASEVQDKIFKLIKDGFIYIKENKVIMHLIVLHASVGITSFDTLITLLAKNEYKYVISVPLAIGISNATRAVALMIGPFLISKYINRNNLHYLLVFQGITIILWGLTQFNFYISLISMFLVGLFTTVLWSYTYALLQDKCDEKYLGRVISYNDMFFMISCIVTTLFIGLMASLTSLDIITVLLGLAFIVFAYYYTRILKWI
- a CDS encoding flavin reductase family protein — encoded protein: MILDYKDINDLNRYKIMSDTVIPRPIAWIVTEDEGVLNAAPFSYFVPISTNPALVIVAIGQKEDGSPKDSLANILKNKKATICFANKDNASEVQKCAIPLGKDESEVEKFDIDVTEVLEDYPARITSSQSALLCDYYSTVDIPGVTTPVILEVKHQYLEDGRLTERFHVNVDNVGRCGATFKALVDLD
- a CDS encoding methyl-accepting chemotaxis protein encodes the protein MNKLELKNKIILILILPIVSILVLASFFSYTKYLEKSKTHMTYDYLNFTISLRKILTDLQKEREYSLLYLSSYGKSFENSIQNSSNDTNISFKKLEDFLEKFNINNYDKTLSKNINDLKTNLSKLKAMRISIKKLTINKIVVDKFYSSRIKEILVLLSKLVEYSNSGKISKYSESYIAIINTIENSFIERKVINNIFEARRVSNENYYLFTKLISIENTYLNIFENYVMDSQKAIFSNNKNSKEFIIIENLRNSIFQKSKKTAILSDLMNLIGYGGLIHNFKNYILTGDIKYFKKFEQQHLGVISRLRKYNRLKPISQEEKKLIKKIKRVFDDYLYEINEIKDGINVGKTIKELDELVKIDDSKALESISILSRKIYGFDKVQWDKNSQLRIDLLMNITTNIEKELILDLNSNISKNNTQFVFTLVFIVLLLIILLFSTFMMIKSINKSINDFKYNLSEFFAYSLREKDTISLREVKGTDEFAQMMDNMNKRISEIKVIIEKDKKVVLEISDVMEKVSNGFFTYSIHNDCGTKEIDSLKHIINKMLERTSTKISNLNKLLNNYTSNNYIFKLKEEELKGIHGDIGILYTSTMLLGESSSKLIAMIINAGKKLDENTIILSKSSEELSISSQKQASSLEETSSSLKEITSSIKSNNVSINKMFTISDELKIDAKTGEQMALRTSSSIIEINEKITAIKKAIGIIDKIAFQTNILSLNAAVEAATAGEAGKGFAVVAQEVRALANRSAQAAKEISNLVKSASDTSEEGKVIVNDMISGYKKLNGKIIETKNIIGEVTSFSKEQEIGICQINQTVGLLDAATQRNSDTSIKIDTLSKEVSLLSSNLLTITSKANIDDLYYKDE